The Methanoculleus taiwanensis nucleotide sequence AAGCACGGGAGGCGGTCGAACTGGTCGGCAGCCTGATCGAGACCTACGGCTACTACGGTACCGGCGAGACGCTCATCTTCGCCGACCCGGAAGAGGCGTGGGTCATCGAGATCTGCTCGAGCCTCGATGAGGAGGACGGTGGCGGCCTCTGGGTTGCGGAGAAGATCCCCGACGGTGAAGTCTTCGTTGCGGCGAACGAGTTCAGGATCCGCGAGGTCGTTCCCGGAAACCCCGATCAGCTCCACTCGAGCGACCTCTTCAGCAAGCTCGAAGCGGCAGGCCCGTGGTCTCCCGCGGCCGGCACCCTCGACTGGCTCGAGGCGGTCAGCTATGGTGAGTATTCACATCCCTACTACTCGCTGATGCGCATCTGGCGTATCCAGGATACGCTCGCGCCGTCGCTCAACCTGAGCCCGTACGTCGAGAATTCCTACACAAAGGCGTATCCGTTCAGCATAACCCCGGATGAAAAAGTCAACCTTACCGGGGCATTTTCGCTCTTCCGTGACCACTATGAGGGAACCGATTTCGACCTCTCCAGAGGTGCTGCCGCAGGGCCGTTCGGGAACCCGTACCGCTACCTCGGGCCTGACGATGCCCATACGGACTTCCAGAACGCGTCGTACGAGCAAGTCCGCGGCGGGGCAAACCCGCGGCCGATATCGGCAGTCTTCTGCAGCTACAGTTACGTCGCGGAGGCACGCTCCTCTCTCCCCGACCCGGTCGGAGGCGTCCTCTGGTTCGGTCCGGCGGTCGCGTACGAGACGGTCTACGTGCCGATGTACGCGGGCGCTACCGGTGTATCCGCCGCATACACGGTCGGCGACCGGTTGACATATGATCCCGGCAGCGCGTACTGGACGTTCGCCCTCGTAACGAACTGGGCCATGCTCCGTTACGATGCAATGATCGATACCATCGTCGCAGAGCAGCGCGAACTCGAAGCGGAGTCGACTGCACTCGTGCAGGATACCGACCGGCAGGCGGCCCTGCTCATCGAGGCCGGCGACGCCGAAGGGGCGGTGCGTCTCCTCACGAACGTCACCGTCTCCCGGGGCGATGCGATCGTTGACGCGTGGCACGATCTCACCGGCAGGCTGATCGTCACCTACGCAAACGGCCTTGTTACCGACCCGGTGACGGAGGCGGTCGATGAACCCGGGTATCCGGCATGGTGGCTCGATGAGACCGGGTACCAGTACGGGCCGCGGGTCTACGAACTCGACGAACTCCGGGCTACCGGCGGGCTGAACTATACGGAGAGCACCGTCTGGGTTCCGAAGAACGCAACGTTCAGAGAGATCCAGGAATATATCTGACCCTCCCTTTTTTTCTGGATCTCCGGGTAGCCGATTTTTCGGCCGTTTCTGCCGTGATGGGGCGCCCGCACCCGGTGGAAACGCTAAAATGCCATTCTGAATCATGTATCTGTATGGATTACCAGGCGGTCAGGCGGCGGATCTATGGGATACTCGAGCCTGCACGTGAGGGTGATCGGCCGGTCAGGCGGCGGATCTATGAGATACTTGAGCCCGCACGCGAGGGTGACCGGGCAAGTTACGCCTTCGATCTCTTCATCACGCTCGTGATTGTGCTGAACATCGCGACCATGATCCTCCTCTCCGTCCGGGGGGTGCGTGAGTATCCGGCGGTTGCCATCGTGCTCTGCCTGCTTGCGGGTCTGACGCTGATCATCTTCATCGTTGAGTATATCCTCAGGCTCTGGTCGTGCGTCGAAGACCCCCTCTACCATACGCCCGTCGCGGGGAGGCTCCGGTGGGCACGGACACCCTACGCGTTAATCGATCTCGTCGTCATTCTCCCCTATTTCCTGCTCTTCTTCTTCGGGTTCAATCTCACAGGGCTTGTCATCCTGCGTGTCTTCCGGCTCTTCAAGATTGTCCGTTACTCAGACTCCGTATCCCTCATCATCCGGGTGGTCAGAGCCGAGAGGGACACCCTGGCGACGACCTACGTGGTTCTCTTCATCGTCCTGATCGCCGCCGCGACCCTGATGTACCAGGTCGAGTACCCCGCCCAGCCCGAGGCCTTCTCCGATATTCCGGCGGCGATGTGGTGGGGGATCATCACGCTCACCACCACCGGCTACGGCGACATGGTCCCGATAACACCGGCGGGCAAACTGCTCGGCTCCGTCATTGCCCTGATCGGGATAGGTATCTTCGCTCTCCCTGCCGGTATTCTCGCCTCCGGCTTTTCAAAGGTGCTTGCCCGGGAGACGGGTGACGAGGTCTATCTCTGCCCGCACTGCAGGCAGGAAGTGAAACAGAGCGAGCTCTGGAGAAAGGGCGAATAAAAGGTTGTTATCCGGAAATCCTCTTTGCCGAAAAGAGAAACGGGGTCTATCAGACCCCGACGACCGCAGTCTCGAGGGTCTCCTCGTCGAGGTTGTCGGCGTGCACCTCGTCCCTGCTCAGGAAGGCGAGGGCGACGACGGCCAGAGATATGATGAAGACGGCGACGAAGACCAGATCGAACCCGGTGGCAAGGACGTCTATTCTTATGTTCGCCGGGGAGGATTCGGTAACATGCCGGTGCGTCCCGACCGTCAGCATCGCCTGGATGAAGATCATGCTGATGAAGGAGATGCCGAGGGTCATCGGGCCGTAACGCTCCACGTTGATGAGGCTTGAGACCATGCCGTGCTTATCCCGGGAGGCCATGCTCATCGCCATATTCGTGCCGGGCGAGACCAGGAGGCCGACACCGAATCCGACCACGGCGAGTGTGCCGACGATGTAGAGCATCGAGCTATCTGCCGAGAAGAACTGGAACATCAGGTATCCGGCGGAAACGGCGATTGCACCGGTGATGCAGAGTTTCCGGTTCCCGATGCTGTTGATCAGCATGCCGGCGAGGAGGCCGCTCACCATCATGGCGACCGAGAGGGCGGTAAGAACGAACCCGGAGGTCGATGGATCAAGACCCTTCACCAGTTCGAGGAAGAACGGGAGGAGGTAGTTGACGCCGCCGAAGAGGAAGTAGGAGAGGATGAGCATGAGGTTGACGTACAGGAAGTTCCTGTTCGCGAAGAGCCGGAAATCGAGCAGCGGGTCGCTCATCTTCAGTTCGTGGAGGACGAGGTACCCGAGCGTGATAACCGCGGCCGCGAGCGCCGCCATGATCGTCGGGTCGGTCCAGCCGAGCGTCGATCCCTCGCTGACCGCGTAGATCAGCGACCCGAGCCCGATAAAGACCAGAAGGGCGCCGAGCCGGTCGAAGGGGGAGGGTGTGGCCTGTGCTGCCGGGCTTGCCGGTATTGCATACGAGCCGATCAGGATGGCGGCGATGCCCACCGGGACGTTGATGTAAAAGATCCAGTTCCAGGAGAGGTACTGCGTCAGGACGCCGCCGAGGATCGGGCCTGCCGCGGTTCCGAGCGCCGCAAACATGGTCACCATCCCCATTGCCTTTCCTTTCATCTTCATCGGGAAGAACGCAGCAACCAGCGCCGGGGCGATGGCGCCGATCATCGCTCCGCCGATCGCCTGGACGACTCTTGAAGCGATCAGCGTATCGAATGAATTGAAGAACTCCGGGAAAAAGCCGCAGAAGAACGAACCTGCCGTGAAAACCCCGAACCCGGCGAGGAATATGATCTTAAAACCGATTCTGTCCGCCATCTTGCCGAAGATGAGAACGCAGCCGGTCAGCACGAGCAGGTATGCCGTAGCGACCCAGGCGACCGTCGTCGAGGGGAGATTGAAGATCTCCGATATCGTCGGGAGGGCGATGTTCACGATCGTCCCGTCGAGCGCCGTCATGAACGTTGCCAGGGAGATCGAGATCAGGATCAGCGTATAGTGCCGCTGAGTGAGATCGCCGTTCGATGGATGCATACATACATCTGCCCGCAGGTCAGGTTAAGATTTTTGAAACGGGTATGTAAAGCAGCCTCTTTCTCCATGAAATCAGTGCAGATCTCCCCGATATGTTATGCTGGCTGAAAGGGGCGGGAATATGGATTAAACAATGGATGGCGACATATATACCCGGCGGCCTGCTCTCATCGGTTCCGTGTCCACGAAAAGAAACGCGCTTCGGGGCGAGGAGGGAAGTGCCACTGCCGGGGCGATGGCCCGGTGGAGACACTTCCGGGTGGCATGCTCCGGAAAGGCTCCGGGTCAGGTATGCCGGAGACCGGATGGCTGCCGGTAACCTGTTCAGCGTGCCGGCGGGGCTGCCCGCGCTTCCGCTTCACGCCGTTCTCTCTCTGGACGTGCAGCAAACTGGGTCACGGCGAGGATGTTCCCCTCGGTGTCCTTAAACCATGCTATTTTCTCCTGGCCGCTGGTCGCGATGCTTCCTTCGGTCTTTAGCCCCGGCATGTCATACTCCTCAAATGTAATCCCCTTCTGCTTCATCCCGGCAACTTCAGTCTTGATGTCGTCGACGATGAAGGTAGCCGCCGTGTTGTCGGCTTTCGTCGGCGCTCGCTGGTAGAGGTAAAGCATCGTCCCTCCTCCGCAGTCGTAGATTGCTTCGCCTTCCTGCTCTTCACGGAGCTTGAGGCCGAGTTTCTCCTCGTAGAACTTTCGTGCCCGGCTCATATCGGCAACGGGGAGCGTGGGCATTACCATTGCATCGGTTAACATCTGTCATACCTCCGGGTGCCGGGCACCGTGTGGTGCCGGGCGGCTCAGGGTAGCCGGTGGTGTATATGTACCTTCCTGCTGAGAGAGGCGGGGCAGGATCTATCGAGTATCCCAAAAGATCGCCCTGCTGTGAGGATGCCCTCCGCCCGGGCACAAATACTATATGCGGTGTGCCCGGATGGTGTGCACCCAGACGGGGGGAGTCTGCATGAGAGGGAGTATCATATTGTTTGCATCGGTGGCCGTCCTGCTCATCTTCGCCGGGTGTGTCACCCCGAGCGAAGGGAGTAACGGCGGGACGGCGAACGGGACGACGGTGGAGATCGAGAGCGGCGGTCAGACGTATCCGGCCTACATTGCGGCGCCGGGAGAGAACGGGACGTACCCGGCGGTGGTGTTGATCCACTCCTTCAACGGGCTTGAACCCGGCTACCGGGATATGGTCGACCGCTTTGCCGGGGAGGGCTTCGTCGTCGTCGCTCCCGAGTGGCAGACATATGAACAATCGCCGGAGGACAACGTGACGGAGGCGCTTATCCGGGATACGGTCGCCTACCTCGGAACCCGCCCCGACGTCAACGCGAGCAGCCTCGGCCTGACCGGGTTCTGCGCAGGCGGACGCTACACAATGCTCTTCCTACCCCAAATTGAAGAGTTCGACGCGGGTGTTGCCTGGTACGGGTTCCCCTACTCCGGCGGGCAGGCGAACGGAACGCCCCCGGCGGACCTGATCGGCGACCTTGCCGATCCGATGCTGATCATCCACGGCACGGCGGATCAGGCAAGCCCGGTGGCCGAGATCTACCGGTATGCGACCGATCTCGATGCGGCCGGGAAGTACTTCGAGCTCAAGGTCTACCAGGGCGAGCCGCACGGGTTCATGGTAGAGGACGGCGAGCTCTCGACGAGTTTCGTCGCCGAGGACGCCTACGGGGAGATGGTGACGTTCTTTAACCGGACGCTCGGGTGATTCACCGGACTATCACTTTTTTGGATCCTATCTGCGTGCTTCAAGCGCTTTTATGCGTATGGAGCGCATCACTCCGGGCGATCTTCTTCTTCACCTTCTCCCAGGCACCCGTGTTCAGGAAACTCTCCTCCATGAACCCTATCACTTTTTCAAACTTCTTCATGGGGAAGGCCATCGTCAGGACGTCCAGCGGGACGCACGGCCGCGCCGAGGGGTCGAACAGCCCGAGCACGGCTTTTGGTTTCTCGTTCTGCTGCTCGAGCCATGGGTAGGTGAAGATCGAACTGCATCCGGCACCGAACGGGCAGATCACACCGTTTGGGTCTGCCCAATCGAAGTTCGCGAGCGTGAAGAGGCCGGAGAGCACTTCGGGTCGTGCGAAGAAGACGACGGCGTCCGGGTTATCCGTATCCGTCAGGGTGTCCCAGCGTTTGAAAACGATACTCTTTCCCGTCGTGGGTACCCGGACGGTTCCCCGGTCGAGCTCGTCCACGATCTCCGGCGTCTGCTTGTAGCGTTCTCCCTCGACAACGCCGGGCTTTCCGTACGAGAGGAAGTAGCGGAAATCGGGAAACCTTTCGGCATCGTAGCCGAGGTAGAACCTTCCCCCGCGGCACCCCAGCGAGTCCTCATCGAAAGCGAGGCTCGTTCCTCTTCGTACCTTTGCGAGATCGCAGACGAAGCACCTCCAGCCCGTCGGGGCAGGAGCTCTCTCAAGTCCTTCGGTAGCGCCCCCTACCTCGAACGTGATCGGAAGCTCCGCTCCTGGAAAGTACTTCTCCCAGAGGTGTACGAAGGTATCGCGCAGTGCTGCATCCATAGAACCCTTTTCTGGAACAACAGTGAATAAGCTTCTGATCGCCGCGCGGACGGTGCGGCACTCAGTGGAAGCTATTCTCCTGCATCTCACCCCAAAGGTAAAATACCGGGGTGTTCCAGATCGGATCGTTGGCAGTCTGTCACAAGCAACTCCGATCACCGGGAGGCCGTATCATGAAGAAAGGATTTGTCGCTGAGATCGAGAAAGAGACTGTAGAGAATACCGACTTCCGCAGAGTCCTCTACACCGGGAAGTACAGCCAGCTCGTGCTGATGAACCTCAAGCCCGGCGAGGAGATCGGCGAAGAGGTGCACGACGACGTCGATCAGTTCTTCCGGTTCGAGGAAGGTGAAGGAAAAGTCGTGATCGACGGCGTAGAGCATGCCGTAAAGGACGGCAGCGCCGTGATTGTGCCGAGCGGTGCGAACCACAACGTGGTGAACACTTCGAGGACGGCAGACCTCAAGCTCTACACGATCTACTCGCCGCCCGAGCATCAGGACAAGGTCGTGCGGAAGACCCGCGAGGAGGCGATGGCCAGGGAGGAGCACTTCGACGGAAAGACGACGGAGTGACGCTTACCGGCGCCACTTCTATCCCTTCGTTTTTCACGGGTGCCGGTCGCGTTCAGCGGTGCACCAGAACCTTCAAGTCTCCGCTCGGCAGCTCATGTACAGAACGGCGATAGCCATGCCCTTCCGGCGGAGCAAACGGCGATGACAGATACTACCCCACCCCTGCTTGAGTTTAAGAATATCACCGTCGTCAGAGACGGAAGGACGCTCCTCGACTCGCTCTCGCTCACGGTCGGTGCCGGGGAACATATTGCCCTGCTCGGGCCGAACGGTGCGGGCAAGTCGTCGTTCATCCGGCTGATCACCCGCGAATACTACCCCTCCTTCCAAGGGGAGCACGGAGCGTTCAGAATCTGGGGGCGTGACCGGTGGCACGTCTTCGATCTCCGCTCTCATCTCGGCGTCGTCTCAAACGACCTCCAGCATACCTTTACCCGTGACATGTCGGGTCGGGAAGTCGTCCTCTCTGGTTTCTTCTCGAGCGTTGGGCTCTTCACCCATAAAGTAACCGGCGAGATGGAGCGAAAGGCGGACGAGATCCTCGCATTCCTCGAGATCGAGCATCTCGGGGATCGGCCGATGACGGAGTTATCCTCCGGCGAGGCACGGAGGCTCCTGATCGGGCGTGCGCTCGTCCACGACCCGGCCGCCCTCGTCCTCGACGAACCGACAAACAGCCTCGATCTGCACGCGCTTCATACTTTCCGGAGAACCATCCGGAAGATTGCCCGGTCGGGAACCGGGATCATCCTCGTGACCCATAACCTCCACGATATCATCCCGGAGATCTCCCGGGTCGTCCTCATGAAGGACGGCCGCTTCTGGAAAGACGGGCAGAAAGCAGAGATGCTGACCGATGCGAATATCGGCGGACTTTTTTCGGTGCCGGTGCACGTGA carries:
- a CDS encoding cupin domain-containing protein, which codes for MKKGFVAEIEKETVENTDFRRVLYTGKYSQLVLMNLKPGEEIGEEVHDDVDQFFRFEEGEGKVVIDGVEHAVKDGSAVIVPSGANHNVVNTSRTADLKLYTIYSPPEHQDKVVRKTREEAMAREEHFDGKTTE
- a CDS encoding dipeptidase, whose product is MCSHNGRNGFLSSSLCLFVALMLLSANAAACTTFAITPGASEDGSMYVGHTNDGVGKDWREIDDISLLYVPAADHAPGTKRPVLYDPNSGSDAAGGKRGGNSSLILGYIDQVPHTYAYYTGSYGMMNEHQLLSGECTDYAKVELGPEPGKRIFYSSELSDVALERCTKAREAVELVGSLIETYGYYGTGETLIFADPEEAWVIEICSSLDEEDGGGLWVAEKIPDGEVFVAANEFRIREVVPGNPDQLHSSDLFSKLEAAGPWSPAAGTLDWLEAVSYGEYSHPYYSLMRIWRIQDTLAPSLNLSPYVENSYTKAYPFSITPDEKVNLTGAFSLFRDHYEGTDFDLSRGAAAGPFGNPYRYLGPDDAHTDFQNASYEQVRGGANPRPISAVFCSYSYVAEARSSLPDPVGGVLWFGPAVAYETVYVPMYAGATGVSAAYTVGDRLTYDPGSAYWTFALVTNWAMLRYDAMIDTIVAEQRELEAESTALVQDTDRQAALLIEAGDAEGAVRLLTNVTVSRGDAIVDAWHDLTGRLIVTYANGLVTDPVTEAVDEPGYPAWWLDETGYQYGPRVYELDELRATGGLNYTESTVWVPKNATFREIQEYI
- a CDS encoding DUF169 domain-containing protein; the encoded protein is MDAALRDTFVHLWEKYFPGAELPITFEVGGATEGLERAPAPTGWRCFVCDLAKVRRGTSLAFDEDSLGCRGGRFYLGYDAERFPDFRYFLSYGKPGVVEGERYKQTPEIVDELDRGTVRVPTTGKSIVFKRWDTLTDTDNPDAVVFFARPEVLSGLFTLANFDWADPNGVICPFGAGCSSIFTYPWLEQQNEKPKAVLGLFDPSARPCVPLDVLTMAFPMKKFEKVIGFMEESFLNTGAWEKVKKKIARSDALHTHKSA
- a CDS encoding DHA2 family efflux MFS transporter permease subunit is translated as MHPSNGDLTQRHYTLILISISLATFMTALDGTIVNIALPTISEIFNLPSTTVAWVATAYLLVLTGCVLIFGKMADRIGFKIIFLAGFGVFTAGSFFCGFFPEFFNSFDTLIASRVVQAIGGAMIGAIAPALVAAFFPMKMKGKAMGMVTMFAALGTAAGPILGGVLTQYLSWNWIFYINVPVGIAAILIGSYAIPASPAAQATPSPFDRLGALLVFIGLGSLIYAVSEGSTLGWTDPTIMAALAAAVITLGYLVLHELKMSDPLLDFRLFANRNFLYVNLMLILSYFLFGGVNYLLPFFLELVKGLDPSTSGFVLTALSVAMMVSGLLAGMLINSIGNRKLCITGAIAVSAGYLMFQFFSADSSMLYIVGTLAVVGFGVGLLVSPGTNMAMSMASRDKHGMVSSLINVERYGPMTLGISFISMIFIQAMLTVGTHRHVTESSPANIRIDVLATGFDLVFVAVFIISLAVVALAFLSRDEVHADNLDEETLETAVVGV
- a CDS encoding VOC family protein, with protein sequence MLTDAMVMPTLPVADMSRARKFYEEKLGLKLREEQEGEAIYDCGGGTMLYLYQRAPTKADNTAATFIVDDIKTEVAGMKQKGITFEEYDMPGLKTEGSIATSGQEKIAWFKDTEGNILAVTQFAARPERERREAEARAAPPAR
- a CDS encoding ion transporter, with the translated sequence MDYQAVRRRIYGILEPAREGDRPVRRRIYEILEPAREGDRASYAFDLFITLVIVLNIATMILLSVRGVREYPAVAIVLCLLAGLTLIIFIVEYILRLWSCVEDPLYHTPVAGRLRWARTPYALIDLVVILPYFLLFFFGFNLTGLVILRVFRLFKIVRYSDSVSLIIRVVRAERDTLATTYVVLFIVLIAAATLMYQVEYPAQPEAFSDIPAAMWWGIITLTTTGYGDMVPITPAGKLLGSVIALIGIGIFALPAGILASGFSKVLARETGDEVYLCPHCRQEVKQSELWRKGE
- a CDS encoding dienelactone hydrolase family protein, with the translated sequence MRGSIILFASVAVLLIFAGCVTPSEGSNGGTANGTTVEIESGGQTYPAYIAAPGENGTYPAVVLIHSFNGLEPGYRDMVDRFAGEGFVVVAPEWQTYEQSPEDNVTEALIRDTVAYLGTRPDVNASSLGLTGFCAGGRYTMLFLPQIEEFDAGVAWYGFPYSGGQANGTPPADLIGDLADPMLIIHGTADQASPVAEIYRYATDLDAAGKYFELKVYQGEPHGFMVEDGELSTSFVAEDAYGEMVTFFNRTLG
- a CDS encoding ABC transporter ATP-binding protein; protein product: MTDTTPPLLEFKNITVVRDGRTLLDSLSLTVGAGEHIALLGPNGAGKSSFIRLITREYYPSFQGEHGAFRIWGRDRWHVFDLRSHLGVVSNDLQHTFTRDMSGREVVLSGFFSSVGLFTHKVTGEMERKADEILAFLEIEHLGDRPMTELSSGEARRLLIGRALVHDPAALVLDEPTNSLDLHALHTFRRTIRKIARSGTGIILVTHNLHDIIPEISRVVLMKDGRFWKDGQKAEMLTDANIGGLFSVPVHVKEEEDGYYYATGY